The nucleotide sequence TGCCCAATCTGAGCGAGCTGAAGGCGAAGCCGGCCGATCCGTCGGTGGTGGTGCTGGCGCGGGACGGCTCGACGGTGGCGACCTTCGGCGACGTGCATGGCCAATGGCTGACCTTCGACGAATTTCCCGAGCCGCTGTTGCAGGCCTTGATCGCCACGGAAGACCGGCGGTTTTTCACGCATCCGGGCTTTGACCTCAAGGGCTTGCTACGGGCGTCCGTGCGCAATTTCATGGCCGGTCGTGTGGTTGAGGGCGGGTCGACCATCACTCAGCAGGTGGCGAAGAATCTGTTCCTGTCGTCCGAACGCACGACCCGGCGCAAGATTCAGGAAATCATGATCGCCTTCTGGCTCGAAACCAAAATGAGCAAGAAGGATATTCTCACCCTTTATCTGAACCGCATGTATTTCGGCGCGCGGGCTTATGGGGTTGATGCCGCCTCCCATACCTATTATGGGCATGGCGCGCGCAAACTGAGCCTGCCTGAGGCGGCCCTGCTGGTCGGCTTGTTGAAAGCGCCGTCGGCCCTGACGCCGAGCCGCGATTATCCGGCCGCTGTCGATCGCAGTCATGACGTGATCGACGCCATGGTCGAGGCGAAGATCATCACCCCCGCCATGGCCGCCGAGGCGAAGAAGCATCCGCCAAAGGTCAAACGCAATGTGGCCGGAGTCGAAAGCCGCTATTTCGCCGATTATGTGATCGAACAGCTGCCGGCCGACGTGCGGGCGTTGCAGGAGCCGCTGGTGGTTGAAACCACGCTTGATCCAAAAGCCCAGGCGGTGGCGGAGCGGGCCTTGCGGGCGTCACTGAACAGCGATGGTATTCCCGGAAATATCAATCAGGGCGCGATTGTGGTCATGTCCACCGATGGCGGCATTCTTGCCATGGTGGGCGGCAAATCCTATGCCGAAAGCCAGTTCAACCGGGCGGTTCAGGCGCAGCGTCAGCCGGGGTCGGCGTTCAAGCTTTTTGTCTATCTGACGGCGCTTGAGCAGGGCATCGATCCCGACAGCACCATGCGCGATACACCGATCATTCTCGACGGCTGGAGCCCGGAAAATTACAAACGCACCTATGAAGGCGAAGTGACCCTGCGTCATGCGTTCGAGCAATCGCTTAATACTGTCGCGGTCAAACTGTCGGAGCGGGTTGACCGTCATCAGGTGGTCGGGCTCGCCCGTCGCATGGGCATCAAAAGCAAACTCAATCCGACGCCGAGCCTTGCGCTTGGCACGTCGGAGGTGAATCTGCTTGAACTGACGTCTGCCTATGGGGTGGTGGCGAACAACGGCTATTCGGTGACGCCGCAGGCCATCGTCGAAGTCCGGAGCTCACGCGGCAAAGTCATCTATCAACCGAAAATCGACCGCCCCCATGCCGTGGTGCCGACCGAGGCCAATGATCACATGCGAGAACTTCTGGTGCAGGTGGTCGAAAGCGGCACCGGCAAAGCAGCGCGCTTTGGCGGCGCGGCGGCGGGCAAAACCGGCACCACCCAGGATTCCCGCGATGCCTGGTTCATCGGCTATTCCGGCGATTATGTGGCCGGGGTATGGATGGGCAACGACAAGGGCAAACCCATGACCCGCGTCACCGGCGGCACCGCGCCCGCACGTCTCTGGGCCAATGTCATGCGCGGGGTCACCACCGGCGCGCCGGTCGGCGCCGTCGGCAAACCCAAACTCCGCCCGACCCAGCCGGGTGGTGATGACGGTGCGTCTCCAAACGACAGCCTGTTCGACCGCCTGCGCGATAAACTGCGCGGCGGGGACAAGGCCGGGTGAGGGAAGGCTGGATCCCCGTGTGCGCGGGGATGACAGAGTAGGGTTTGGGGATGATGGGATTGTCCGTTAAATTTCCTGTCATTCCCGCGAAGGCGGGAATCCAGTCTTATGCGCCATGGGTTTGTGTATATCCTCGCGAGCCGTCGCAATGGGACGCTTTATGTCGGGGTGACATCGGATCTTGTGCGGCGGGTGGCCGAACACCGTTTGGGGCAGATCGCGGGCTTCACCAAGGATTATGGCGTGAGGACGCTGGTTTACTACGAAGCCTTCGATGCGATCGACGCAGCGATCCTGCGCGAAAAACAGCTGAAGAAATGGGCACGAAACTGGAAGCTCGATTTGATCGAAGTGGGGAATCCGGATTGGCGGGATCTTTACGCGGAAATTGTCGGGGCGGATGTGGAGTAAGGCTGGATCCCCGCTTTCGCGGGGATGACAGAGTATGGTTGGGGACGATAAAGTGGCTTTGGGAATGACAGTTAATTCCTTGTCATTCCCGCGAATAATTCCTTGTCATTCCCGCGAAAACGGGAATCCAGACTTGCTTTAGGGATTTACAACTTCGCCTCAATCGCGTCCCAGATTTGCGCGGCGAGGTTGCCGCCGCCGAAGCGTTCTATTTCCTGGATGCCGGTGGGGGAGGTGACGTTGATTTCGGTGAGCCAGTCACCGATGACGTCGATGCCGACGAAGATCAGGCCCTGGTCGCGCAAGGTCGGGCCGATGGCTTCGCAGATTTCCTGTTCGCGCTTGGTGAGCGTCGTGGCTTCGGCGCGGCCGCCTACGTGGAGGTTCGACCGGGCTTCGCCCTCGGCGGGGACGCGGTTGAGCGCGCCGGCGGGTTTGCCGTCGATCAGGATGATGCGTTTGTCGCCCTGGCGGACTTCGGGCAGATAGCGTTGGGCCATGATCGGCAGACGATAAAAGGCGGTGAAGACTTCGAGCAGCGAATTGAAATTCTCGTCGTCCGGTTTGACGCGGAACACGCCGGCGCCGCCATTGCCGTAAAGTGGTTTAACGATAATGTCCTGATGCTCGGCGCGGAAGGCCCGGAGCGCGTCGGCGCGGCTGGTGATCAGGGTTGGCGGCATCAGGCCGGGGAACAGCGTCGTGAACAGTTTTTCTGGAGCGTTCCGCACGCTCAGCGGATTGTTGACCACGAGCGTCTTCGGATGGACATGTTCGAGCAGATGGGTTGCGGTGATATAGCCCATGTCGAACGGCGGATCCTGACGCATCAGAATGACATCGACGTCGGCGAGGTTGAGCTCTTCACGCGCACCGAGGCTGTAGTGATTGCCGTCTTCGGCGCGGACGTCGAGCGGTTCGGCGAGGGTTGTGAGCACGCCGTCCTTGAGCGCGAGATCACCTACGGCATAGTGATAAAGCTTGTGACCACGGGCTTTGGCTTCGAGGGCGAGACGGAAGGTGCTGTCGCCATGGATATTGACGCTGCTGATATGGTCCATCTGAATGGCGACGCGAAGGCTCATGCGGGGGAATCCTTTTACTTGGAACGCGGGTCATGCCCTTTTACTCCATCAGCGGAGGGAGTTCACGCAAACTCTTGAGCACGCGGTCACGCAGATCGCTGTGGTTGGCTGTGGCCTGCGGTTCCATGTTGAGGCAGTCCAGGCATTTTTCAAGAGCCTCGCGTCCGGCGTCCTGCGCATCGCGGTGTAGTTCGAGAATGGCGATGTCATACCAGGTTTCCGCCATGTCCGGCGCGATCAGCAGCATGCGGTGGAGGACGGCGATGGCGCTGGCGAAATCGCCCGCTGTGAGACGCCGCATCTTGATGTTGTTGAGGAGACGCAGCAACAGGTCGCGGTCGCTCAGGGGCGTGTAATAGGCGGGCTTCAGTTCAGCGCTGTCACCGGTCATGGTTTTCAGAAGCTGGCGCATGTCGGCGGTGGTCAGCACGGCACCGTCATGAAAGGGGTCGACGATGGCGCGGTCGCCGCCGTTGTCGATGCGGATCAGAAAATGGGCGGGAAAATTGAGCCCCCAGGCCGGCCAGCCGAGCGCCCGGGCGAGCGCGATATAGAGGATGCCGAGCGTCACCGGCAGTCCCTTGCGGCGATCTATGACAGCCATGAGATCGGCGTTTTCAAGCGCGTCATAATTGTCGCGGTCGCCGCTGAAACCGAGACGGTCATGGAGGCATCGGCTTAGGAGTGCTGCGCGGTCGCGCGCGGTGACGGCGGCACCGGCGAGCGGGAGCAGGTCGGCGCGCAGGTCGTCGAAGAAGCTCAGATATAGGGCGAGAGGACGGCCGGGTGTTTCAAGGGCGGCCAGCGCCAGCGCAGCCTCGAACAGATCGGGGCGCATGTCTTCGGTCGCCTGAGCATAGCGGGCGAGCAGGGCGTGCGGGTCCAGCGTGAGGGCATCCGGTGTCAGAGGTCAAGCTCCCAGGCGTTCACGAGATGATGGGGCAGCCGCCAGGGGCTGATGGCCACGAGATCGAAGCGTTCGGTCTTGCCGGTCATATTGAGGCGCTGACTGTACCAGGCGGCGGCGCGGGCAATGCGGGCGCGGGTCTTTGGCGGCACGGCATGGAGCGCCTGATCGCGGGTCGGGCGGCTTTTCACCTCCACATAGGCGATGACCGGGCCGCGCCGGATCACGAGATCAATTTCCCCCACCGGCGTGCGGTAGCGCCGCGCCAGAATCCGATAGCCCTTGAGCATGAGCCAGAGTGCGGCGAGGCTTTCGGCCAGATGACCGGCCTTGTGGGCCTTCGCACCGCGCGCCTGGCGCCTGCTCATGGAAGCTGGTCCTTGAGCTTGAGGGCATGGGTATAGAGGTCACGTTTCGGCAGGCCGGTGATGGCGGCGACGACGGTGGCGGCTTCCTTGACCGATTGGGTCTTGAGCGCGGCCAGCAACAGCGCCTCCACATGACTGTCTTCGGGCGGCAGAGCCTCGCCGGGTGGGCCAATGACGAGGACGATTTCACCCTTGATGCTGTCGTCCGGGCCATAGCTTTGGGCGAGGTCCTGGAGCGGCAGTCGGCGGACTTCCTCGAATTTCTTGGTCAGTTCGCGGCAGACGGCGGCGCCGCGGTCGCCAAACACGCTGGCGGCGTCGGCCAGTGATTCGGGCAACCGGTGCGGTGATTCGAAAAACACCAGGGTGGCGGGGACCGTGCGGAATTCTTCGTAGAACTTGCGCCGGGCTCCGGTTTTCGCGGGCGGGAATCCGGCGAACAGGAAGCGGTCTGACGGCAGGGCGGCGAGGGTCAGGGCGGCCACCGGCGCGCTTGCGCCCGGAACGGTGGTGACCATGATGCCGGCCTCGGTCGCGGCCTGCACCAGACGAAAGCCCGGGTCGGACACAAGCGGCGTCCCGGCGTCGGTGATCTGGGCGACAACGGCCCCGGCCTGCAGCCGTTCGAGGATTTTCGGCAGCACGCGGACGGCGTTGTGGTCGTGATAGGCATAGGTCGGGC is from Govania unica and encodes:
- a CDS encoding transglycosylase domain-containing protein, producing the protein MVKADVPDNAPEATPKKTRKLWVRALYWGAVVAVVGVIALFLGGLYLARDLPNLSELKAKPADPSVVVLARDGSTVATFGDVHGQWLTFDEFPEPLLQALIATEDRRFFTHPGFDLKGLLRASVRNFMAGRVVEGGSTITQQVAKNLFLSSERTTRRKIQEIMIAFWLETKMSKKDILTLYLNRMYFGARAYGVDAASHTYYGHGARKLSLPEAALLVGLLKAPSALTPSRDYPAAVDRSHDVIDAMVEAKIITPAMAAEAKKHPPKVKRNVAGVESRYFADYVIEQLPADVRALQEPLVVETTLDPKAQAVAERALRASLNSDGIPGNINQGAIVVMSTDGGILAMVGGKSYAESQFNRAVQAQRQPGSAFKLFVYLTALEQGIDPDSTMRDTPIILDGWSPENYKRTYEGEVTLRHAFEQSLNTVAVKLSERVDRHQVVGLARRMGIKSKLNPTPSLALGTSEVNLLELTSAYGVVANNGYSVTPQAIVEVRSSRGKVIYQPKIDRPHAVVPTEANDHMRELLVQVVESGTGKAARFGGAAAGKTGTTQDSRDAWFIGYSGDYVAGVWMGNDKGKPMTRVTGGTAPARLWANVMRGVTTGAPVGAVGKPKLRPTQPGGDDGASPNDSLFDRLRDKLRGGDKAG
- a CDS encoding GIY-YIG nuclease family protein, which codes for MRHGFVYILASRRNGTLYVGVTSDLVRRVAEHRLGQIAGFTKDYGVRTLVYYEAFDAIDAAILREKQLKKWARNWKLDLIEVGNPDWRDLYAEIVGADVE
- the gshB gene encoding glutathione synthase → MSLRVAIQMDHISSVNIHGDSTFRLALEAKARGHKLYHYAVGDLALKDGVLTTLAEPLDVRAEDGNHYSLGAREELNLADVDVILMRQDPPFDMGYITATHLLEHVHPKTLVVNNPLSVRNAPEKLFTTLFPGLMPPTLITSRADALRAFRAEHQDIIVKPLYGNGGAGVFRVKPDDENFNSLLEVFTAFYRLPIMAQRYLPEVRQGDKRIILIDGKPAGALNRVPAEGEARSNLHVGGRAEATTLTKREQEICEAIGPTLRDQGLIFVGIDVIGDWLTEINVTSPTGIQEIERFGGGNLAAQIWDAIEAKL
- a CDS encoding SirB1 family protein; translated protein: MRPDLFEAALALAALETPGRPLALYLSFFDDLRADLLPLAGAAVTARDRAALLSRCLHDRLGFSGDRDNYDALENADLMAVIDRRKGLPVTLGILYIALARALGWPAWGLNFPAHFLIRIDNGGDRAIVDPFHDGAVLTTADMRQLLKTMTGDSAELKPAYYTPLSDRDLLLRLLNNIKMRRLTAGDFASAIAVLHRMLLIAPDMAETWYDIAILELHRDAQDAGREALEKCLDCLNMEPQATANHSDLRDRVLKSLRELPPLME
- a CDS encoding YraN family protein produces the protein MSRRQARGAKAHKAGHLAESLAALWLMLKGYRILARRYRTPVGEIDLVIRRGPVIAYVEVKSRPTRDQALHAVPPKTRARIARAAAWYSQRLNMTGKTERFDLVAISPWRLPHHLVNAWELDL
- the rsmI gene encoding 16S rRNA (cytidine(1402)-2'-O)-methyltransferase, whose product is MAPGLYLVATPIGNLRDITLRALDVLRAADVILCEDTRVSAKLLTSYGISRPTYAYHDHNAVRVLPKILERLQAGAVVAQITDAGTPLVSDPGFRLVQAATEAGIMVTTVPGASAPVAALTLAALPSDRFLFAGFPPAKTGARRKFYEEFRTVPATLVFFESPHRLPESLADAASVFGDRGAAVCRELTKKFEEVRRLPLQDLAQSYGPDDSIKGEIVLVIGPPGEALPPEDSHVEALLLAALKTQSVKEAATVVAAITGLPKRDLYTHALKLKDQLP